The window TTTttcattgtttctttttcctcgAATAAACTAGACAAGTCAAAGCCTGCAGAGAAGGAAATAATATCGAAGGCATTCAAGTTACAAGGTTTGCGCAACTCTTGCTTCTCCCCAACAACAGTAGCATTACTCtcattcaaattaaatactGTATCAACATTTAAAGGCGCTGGTTCTTTGACTTCAGCATCAAGAAGTTCAGGTTTGGGGCCCAACCCCTTCCGAAACCAGGGATTATCCATTATTTTGGCCATGGATATCCTAGTACTTGGGTTTGGATCCAGAATTTTTGACAGGAACTTGCATACTTCAGGGGAGAACCATTTAGGATACTTGAACTCCCCCTTGCCAATCTTCCTGTACATCTCCATCAGATTGGAATCATGGAAAGGGAGATAGCCTGCCAGTAAAACATATAAGATAACCCCACATGACCAGATATCAGCTTTGCACCCATCATAGCCTCTTCTGTTGATCACTTCCGGAGCAACATAAGCAGGTGTCCCACAGGTTGTGTGGAGCAATCCATCTTGTCGCTTAGATTCAGCAAAAGCACTCAATCCAAAATCTGTAACCTTTAGATTGCCATGCTCATCCAACAACAAGTTTTCCGGTTTGAGATCCCGATGGCACACACCTCTACTGTGGCAAAAATCAACAGCACTGATTAGCTGTTGAAAATATCTTCTAGCAGCATCCTCCTTCAGCTTTCCTTTCACAACTTTGTTGAAGAGTTCGCCTCCTTTAGCATATTCCATAACAAAGTAAATCTTTGTTTTGCTGGCCATTACCTCATAAAGCTCAACCACATTTGGATGTCTTACAAGTTTCATGACAGAAATTTCTCGCTTAATCTGATCAATCATTCCAACTTTCAATACCTTCTCTTTGTCAATTATCTTGATGGCGACACTCATGCCAGTTTTAAGATTCCTAGCATAGTGCACCTTCGCAAAGGTTCCCTGGCCTAATAATCTCCCTAGTTCATACCGTTGCATCAAGACAGACCCTTTTCTCTCCATAATGAGCAAAGTTCCTTGTCAAAAACAATAGAATCTACCTTAACAGCTAGTGCTATATATGATGTAGGTTCACTATATATGCAACCGTAACGGACctaaaagtattaaaagctCAACCATCTTCACAAACATCATGCTTTGACATGACATGTTCCCTTAAATATCTAGCCAAACTAGGCATCAGAGCATTGAACCAAACCTGACTATATGT is drawn from Theobroma cacao cultivar B97-61/B2 chromosome 4, Criollo_cocoa_genome_V2, whole genome shotgun sequence and contains these coding sequences:
- the LOC18602248 gene encoding CBL-interacting protein kinase 2, which encodes MERKGSVLMQRYELGRLLGQGTFAKVHYARNLKTGMSVAIKIIDKEKVLKVGMIDQIKREISVMKLVRHPNVVELYEVMASKTKIYFVMEYAKGGELFNKVVKGKLKEDAARRYFQQLISAVDFCHSRGVCHRDLKPENLLLDEHGNLKVTDFGLSAFAESKRQDGLLHTTCGTPAYVAPEVINRRGYDGCKADIWSCGVILYVLLAGYLPFHDSNLMEMYRKIGKGEFKYPKWFSPEVCKFLSKILDPNPSTRISMAKIMDNPWFRKGLGPKPELLDAEVKEPAPLNVDTVFNLNESNATVVGEKQELRKPCNLNAFDIISFSAGFDLSSLFEEKETMKKVRFTSNKAASTIITKLEDIAKRLKLKIKKKDGGLLKIEGFREGRKGVLGIDAEIFEITPFFHLVEVKKSSGDTLEYQNVIKQDIRPALSDIVWTWQGEQQLQQPPPEHQELQDPPVLQQLHAVSTQSS